One genomic segment of Chiloscyllium plagiosum isolate BGI_BamShark_2017 chromosome 10, ASM401019v2, whole genome shotgun sequence includes these proteins:
- the ston2 gene encoding stonin-2 isoform X1 translates to MLSANVITTSRSDWVSFNDDAQCTVYASEAGSRVLPISEVSWTTHSEELDNLSLALSNTDLHSTDTDNLHSSRISRPETPETGSYYCHHGTRTETVNRNPNNMQLNGCKMSTARFSSWVTFDDDPDLISPVQTSLLKPGISHNGTTQENDKILQGPQTGFEKTASKNNLVDFSAEEKNDALALISPTINPFSPVRSTNPFLDESLRDVQPSPINPFQAFFDQNEKPALVNSLANTSQIFQQQNVPDSPFSDSHPDCQKDSVPTSGHPPDPISPYFGNLNDQRSLVVFKNSPDLASPLTIGSANDQGDSVFINSSNLMSSFSDAKIRNQRDSIIFSDEEDLIPPFPDGKPNNQMDYSIIMNSEDMISQLPSAIVNDGNINSQRDSIMAFDHCPDSPFSSSHINGQRDSIMFSNALNATFTDDPINYSSHLDALTRLKQIHIEDPDQLDRHTLPDDPLHSPEAESNTFNFNYLQPKDGWPMMLRIPEKKNIMSSRHWGPIYVKMLDNACLQLFYEKGLEKPFREVQLLPCHELSELKLQNFDENGKIHTISIDKVLYKEKRKYHPMLTVVQTPVRVQVMKLGTTIYEDYVSFVTTVQDTLMKLPSARDICANYFEEEITVEVQDEFKGIVAKADNRLIQHSVVTHVNVLAFVSGMPECRIGFNDVQMKGREVVSRHDIIPTTTTKWIKMNDFQFHTCVVVDEFKNSRLIKFLPLDGHRFELLRFRTTFGEKTLPFSLKTLATVKGAEVELQSWLVMSSGFVSNRDHFAAMPCENVMIRYPVPTDWVKNFRREGVLREKSLKARVNRSASFGSASMSGSEPVMRVTLGSAKYEHAFKAIVWRINRLPDKNSASGHPHSFYCHLELGSDREVPVSFAHYVDVEFDMPSTSASKAAVRSIGVANKSDVRKWVVYKAHYSYQVEMEQKKIQAANVDGMETDHPNECVQQ, encoded by the exons aAACAGGCTCTTATTATTGTCACCATGGAACAAGAacggaaacagtgaatagaaatccCAACAACATGCAGCTGAATGGGTGCAAGATGTCAACAGCACGCTTTTCAAGCTGGGTGACATTTGATGATGATCCAGATCTTATTTCACCAGTACAAACATCTCTTCTAAAACCAGGAATTTCTCACAACGGTACAACTCAAGAAAACGACAAGATTCTCCAGGGGCCTCAAACAGGCTTTGAAAAAACAGCATCAAAGAATAATTTGGTGGATTTTTCTGCTGAAGAAAAGAATGATGCACTTGCACTAATTAGTCCAACCATAAACCCATTTTCACCAGTTCGCAGCACTAACCCTTTTTTGGATGAATCTCTACGTGATGTCCAGCCATCACCAATCAATCCATTTCAAGCATTCTTTGACCAAAATGAAAAGCCAGCCTTGGTGAACTCATTAGCAAACACATCTCAGATCTTTCAACAGCAAAATGTACCGGATTCTCCATTTTCTGATTCACATCCCGATTGCCAAAAGGATTCTGTTCCTACATCAGGTCATCCTCCAGATCCTATTTCCCCatattttggaaatctaaatgaTCAAAGGAGTTTAGTTGTGTTCAAGAATTCTCCAGATTTGGCCTCTCCACTTACAATTGGAAGTGCTAATGATCAGGGGGATTCTGTTTTCATTAATTCTTCGAATTTGATGTCCTCATTTTCTGATGCAAAAATCAGAAATCAAAGGGATTCTATTATTTTCAGTGATGAAGAAGATCTGATTCCCCCATTTCCTGATGGAAAACCTAATAATCAGATGGATTATTCTATAATCATGAATTCTGAAGATATGATCTCACAACTTCCTTCTGCAATTGTAAATGATGGAAACATCAATAGTCAAAGGGATTCTATTATGGCATTTGACCACTGTCCAGACTCTCCCTTTTCCAGTTCTCACATTAATGGTCAAAGAGATTCTATTATGTTTAGTAATGCTTTAAATGCCACATTTACAGATGACCCAATAAACTACAGCTCTCATCTTGATGCTCTAACTCGGCTTAAACAAATTCACATTGAGGATCCAGATCAGCTTGATCGTCATACCTTACCTGATGATCCTTTGCACTCTCCAGAGGCAGAAAGCAATACATTTAACTTTAACTACCTGCAGCCTAAGGATGGTTGGCCAATGATGCTGAGAatacctgagaaaaagaacatcaTGTCATCAAGACACTGGGGCCCTATATATGTCAAAATGCTAGATAATGCATGTTTACAACTCTTTTATGAAAAGGGTCTTGAGAAGCCTTTTCGGGAGGTTCAGCTTCTGCCCTGCCATGAGCTGTCTGAACTGAAACTTCAGAACTTTGatgaaaatgggaaaatacaCACTATAAGTATAGATAAAGTATTATACAAGGAAAAACGGAAATATCATCCTATGCTAACAGTAGTACAGACACCAGTCCGGGTGCAGGTGATGAAATTGGGCACCACAATTTATGAAGATTATGTAAGTTTTGTGACTACAGTTCAGGATACACTAATGAAATTACCGAGTGCCAGAGATATTTGTGccaattattttgaagaagagataACTGTGGAAGTACAGGATGAATTTAAAGGTATTGTGGCTAAAGCAGACAACAGACTCATCCAGCATTCTGTGGTTACTCATGTCAATGTTCTGGCTTTTGTGTCTGGAATGCCAGAATGTAGGATAGGCTTCAATGATGTTCAGATGAAGGGACGTGAAGTTGTGTCAAGGCATGACATTATTCCCACAACCACAACTAAATGGATTAAAATGAATGACTTCCAGTTCCATACATGTGTGGTTGTTGATGAATTCAAAAATTCCAGATTAATTAAGTTTTTACCATTAGATGGTCATAGGTTTGAATTATTGCGTTTCAGGACTACCTTTGGTGAAAAGACACTTCCTTTCTCCCTTAAAACCTTAGCAACTGTTAAGGGTGCTGAAGTGGAGCTTCAGtcttggttggtgatgtcatctggGTTTGTGTCTAATCGGGATCATTTTGCAGCAATGCCTTGTGAAAATGTGATGATTCGGTATCCAGTCCCAACAGATTGGGTTAAGAACTTTCGACGAGAAGGTGTCTTGCGAGAAAAGTCCCTGAAGGCCAGAGTTAATAGGAGTGCCAGCTTTGGTAGTGCTAGCATGTCTGGCTCAGAGCCTGTCATGAGAGTAACATTGGGAAGTGCCAAGTATGAACATGCCTTTAAGGCTATTGTATGGCGAATCAACAGACTCCCGGACAAAAATTCAG CTTCAGGCCATCCACATTCTTTTTACTGCCACCTTGAACTGGGATCTGACCGGGAGGTGCCTGTTAGTTTTGCCCACTATGTGGATGTGGAATTTGACATGCCCAGTACTTCAGCATCCAAAGCAGCAGTTAGATCGATTGGAGTGGCTAATAAGAGTGATGTGAGAAAATGGGTTGTTTACAAAGCTCACTACAGTTATCAG GTGGAAATGGAACAGAAAAAAATTCAGGCTGCAAATGTGGACGGTATGGAAACTGATCATCCAAATGAGTGTGTTCAGCAATGA
- the ston2 gene encoding stonin-2 isoform X3 — MTTLERINPQQQKYSLWWNAATAVNSLADLAPVLLETGSYYCHHGTRTETVNRNPNNMQLNGCKMSTARFSSWVTFDDDPDLISPVQTSLLKPGISHNGTTQENDKILQGPQTGFEKTASKNNLVDFSAEEKNDALALISPTINPFSPVRSTNPFLDESLRDVQPSPINPFQAFFDQNEKPALVNSLANTSQIFQQQNVPDSPFSDSHPDCQKDSVPTSGHPPDPISPYFGNLNDQRSLVVFKNSPDLASPLTIGSANDQGDSVFINSSNLMSSFSDAKIRNQRDSIIFSDEEDLIPPFPDGKPNNQMDYSIIMNSEDMISQLPSAIVNDGNINSQRDSIMAFDHCPDSPFSSSHINGQRDSIMFSNALNATFTDDPINYSSHLDALTRLKQIHIEDPDQLDRHTLPDDPLHSPEAESNTFNFNYLQPKDGWPMMLRIPEKKNIMSSRHWGPIYVKMLDNACLQLFYEKGLEKPFREVQLLPCHELSELKLQNFDENGKIHTISIDKVLYKEKRKYHPMLTVVQTPVRVQVMKLGTTIYEDYVSFVTTVQDTLMKLPSARDICANYFEEEITVEVQDEFKGIVAKADNRLIQHSVVTHVNVLAFVSGMPECRIGFNDVQMKGREVVSRHDIIPTTTTKWIKMNDFQFHTCVVVDEFKNSRLIKFLPLDGHRFELLRFRTTFGEKTLPFSLKTLATVKGAEVELQSWLVMSSGFVSNRDHFAAMPCENVMIRYPVPTDWVKNFRREGVLREKSLKARVNRSASFGSASMSGSEPVMRVTLGSAKYEHAFKAIVWRINRLPDKNSASGHPHSFYCHLELGSDREVPVSFAHYVDVEFDMPSTSASKAAVRSIGVANKSDVRKWVVYKAHYSYQVEMEQKKIQAANVDGMETDHPNECVQQ, encoded by the exons ATGACAACCTTGGAGAGGATCAATCCTCAGCAGCAAAAATATTCACTGTGGTGGAATGCGGCTACAGCTGTTAACAGTCTGGCAGACTTGGCTCCAGTATTATTGG aAACAGGCTCTTATTATTGTCACCATGGAACAAGAacggaaacagtgaatagaaatccCAACAACATGCAGCTGAATGGGTGCAAGATGTCAACAGCACGCTTTTCAAGCTGGGTGACATTTGATGATGATCCAGATCTTATTTCACCAGTACAAACATCTCTTCTAAAACCAGGAATTTCTCACAACGGTACAACTCAAGAAAACGACAAGATTCTCCAGGGGCCTCAAACAGGCTTTGAAAAAACAGCATCAAAGAATAATTTGGTGGATTTTTCTGCTGAAGAAAAGAATGATGCACTTGCACTAATTAGTCCAACCATAAACCCATTTTCACCAGTTCGCAGCACTAACCCTTTTTTGGATGAATCTCTACGTGATGTCCAGCCATCACCAATCAATCCATTTCAAGCATTCTTTGACCAAAATGAAAAGCCAGCCTTGGTGAACTCATTAGCAAACACATCTCAGATCTTTCAACAGCAAAATGTACCGGATTCTCCATTTTCTGATTCACATCCCGATTGCCAAAAGGATTCTGTTCCTACATCAGGTCATCCTCCAGATCCTATTTCCCCatattttggaaatctaaatgaTCAAAGGAGTTTAGTTGTGTTCAAGAATTCTCCAGATTTGGCCTCTCCACTTACAATTGGAAGTGCTAATGATCAGGGGGATTCTGTTTTCATTAATTCTTCGAATTTGATGTCCTCATTTTCTGATGCAAAAATCAGAAATCAAAGGGATTCTATTATTTTCAGTGATGAAGAAGATCTGATTCCCCCATTTCCTGATGGAAAACCTAATAATCAGATGGATTATTCTATAATCATGAATTCTGAAGATATGATCTCACAACTTCCTTCTGCAATTGTAAATGATGGAAACATCAATAGTCAAAGGGATTCTATTATGGCATTTGACCACTGTCCAGACTCTCCCTTTTCCAGTTCTCACATTAATGGTCAAAGAGATTCTATTATGTTTAGTAATGCTTTAAATGCCACATTTACAGATGACCCAATAAACTACAGCTCTCATCTTGATGCTCTAACTCGGCTTAAACAAATTCACATTGAGGATCCAGATCAGCTTGATCGTCATACCTTACCTGATGATCCTTTGCACTCTCCAGAGGCAGAAAGCAATACATTTAACTTTAACTACCTGCAGCCTAAGGATGGTTGGCCAATGATGCTGAGAatacctgagaaaaagaacatcaTGTCATCAAGACACTGGGGCCCTATATATGTCAAAATGCTAGATAATGCATGTTTACAACTCTTTTATGAAAAGGGTCTTGAGAAGCCTTTTCGGGAGGTTCAGCTTCTGCCCTGCCATGAGCTGTCTGAACTGAAACTTCAGAACTTTGatgaaaatgggaaaatacaCACTATAAGTATAGATAAAGTATTATACAAGGAAAAACGGAAATATCATCCTATGCTAACAGTAGTACAGACACCAGTCCGGGTGCAGGTGATGAAATTGGGCACCACAATTTATGAAGATTATGTAAGTTTTGTGACTACAGTTCAGGATACACTAATGAAATTACCGAGTGCCAGAGATATTTGTGccaattattttgaagaagagataACTGTGGAAGTACAGGATGAATTTAAAGGTATTGTGGCTAAAGCAGACAACAGACTCATCCAGCATTCTGTGGTTACTCATGTCAATGTTCTGGCTTTTGTGTCTGGAATGCCAGAATGTAGGATAGGCTTCAATGATGTTCAGATGAAGGGACGTGAAGTTGTGTCAAGGCATGACATTATTCCCACAACCACAACTAAATGGATTAAAATGAATGACTTCCAGTTCCATACATGTGTGGTTGTTGATGAATTCAAAAATTCCAGATTAATTAAGTTTTTACCATTAGATGGTCATAGGTTTGAATTATTGCGTTTCAGGACTACCTTTGGTGAAAAGACACTTCCTTTCTCCCTTAAAACCTTAGCAACTGTTAAGGGTGCTGAAGTGGAGCTTCAGtcttggttggtgatgtcatctggGTTTGTGTCTAATCGGGATCATTTTGCAGCAATGCCTTGTGAAAATGTGATGATTCGGTATCCAGTCCCAACAGATTGGGTTAAGAACTTTCGACGAGAAGGTGTCTTGCGAGAAAAGTCCCTGAAGGCCAGAGTTAATAGGAGTGCCAGCTTTGGTAGTGCTAGCATGTCTGGCTCAGAGCCTGTCATGAGAGTAACATTGGGAAGTGCCAAGTATGAACATGCCTTTAAGGCTATTGTATGGCGAATCAACAGACTCCCGGACAAAAATTCAG CTTCAGGCCATCCACATTCTTTTTACTGCCACCTTGAACTGGGATCTGACCGGGAGGTGCCTGTTAGTTTTGCCCACTATGTGGATGTGGAATTTGACATGCCCAGTACTTCAGCATCCAAAGCAGCAGTTAGATCGATTGGAGTGGCTAATAAGAGTGATGTGAGAAAATGGGTTGTTTACAAAGCTCACTACAGTTATCAG GTGGAAATGGAACAGAAAAAAATTCAGGCTGCAAATGTGGACGGTATGGAAACTGATCATCCAAATGAGTGTGTTCAGCAATGA
- the ston2 gene encoding stonin-2 isoform X4 yields the protein MLSANVITTSRSDWVSFNDDAQCTVYASEAETGSYYCHHGTRTETVNRNPNNMQLNGCKMSTARFSSWVTFDDDPDLISPVQTSLLKPGISHNGTTQENDKILQGPQTGFEKTASKNNLVDFSAEEKNDALALISPTINPFSPVRSTNPFLDESLRDVQPSPINPFQAFFDQNEKPALVNSLANTSQIFQQQNVPDSPFSDSHPDCQKDSVPTSGHPPDPISPYFGNLNDQRSLVVFKNSPDLASPLTIGSANDQGDSVFINSSNLMSSFSDAKIRNQRDSIIFSDEEDLIPPFPDGKPNNQMDYSIIMNSEDMISQLPSAIVNDGNINSQRDSIMAFDHCPDSPFSSSHINGQRDSIMFSNALNATFTDDPINYSSHLDALTRLKQIHIEDPDQLDRHTLPDDPLHSPEAESNTFNFNYLQPKDGWPMMLRIPEKKNIMSSRHWGPIYVKMLDNACLQLFYEKGLEKPFREVQLLPCHELSELKLQNFDENGKIHTISIDKVLYKEKRKYHPMLTVVQTPVRVQVMKLGTTIYEDYVSFVTTVQDTLMKLPSARDICANYFEEEITVEVQDEFKGIVAKADNRLIQHSVVTHVNVLAFVSGMPECRIGFNDVQMKGREVVSRHDIIPTTTTKWIKMNDFQFHTCVVVDEFKNSRLIKFLPLDGHRFELLRFRTTFGEKTLPFSLKTLATVKGAEVELQSWLVMSSGFVSNRDHFAAMPCENVMIRYPVPTDWVKNFRREGVLREKSLKARVNRSASFGSASMSGSEPVMRVTLGSAKYEHAFKAIVWRINRLPDKNSASGHPHSFYCHLELGSDREVPVSFAHYVDVEFDMPSTSASKAAVRSIGVANKSDVRKWVVYKAHYSYQVEMEQKKIQAANVDGMETDHPNECVQQ from the exons aAACAGGCTCTTATTATTGTCACCATGGAACAAGAacggaaacagtgaatagaaatccCAACAACATGCAGCTGAATGGGTGCAAGATGTCAACAGCACGCTTTTCAAGCTGGGTGACATTTGATGATGATCCAGATCTTATTTCACCAGTACAAACATCTCTTCTAAAACCAGGAATTTCTCACAACGGTACAACTCAAGAAAACGACAAGATTCTCCAGGGGCCTCAAACAGGCTTTGAAAAAACAGCATCAAAGAATAATTTGGTGGATTTTTCTGCTGAAGAAAAGAATGATGCACTTGCACTAATTAGTCCAACCATAAACCCATTTTCACCAGTTCGCAGCACTAACCCTTTTTTGGATGAATCTCTACGTGATGTCCAGCCATCACCAATCAATCCATTTCAAGCATTCTTTGACCAAAATGAAAAGCCAGCCTTGGTGAACTCATTAGCAAACACATCTCAGATCTTTCAACAGCAAAATGTACCGGATTCTCCATTTTCTGATTCACATCCCGATTGCCAAAAGGATTCTGTTCCTACATCAGGTCATCCTCCAGATCCTATTTCCCCatattttggaaatctaaatgaTCAAAGGAGTTTAGTTGTGTTCAAGAATTCTCCAGATTTGGCCTCTCCACTTACAATTGGAAGTGCTAATGATCAGGGGGATTCTGTTTTCATTAATTCTTCGAATTTGATGTCCTCATTTTCTGATGCAAAAATCAGAAATCAAAGGGATTCTATTATTTTCAGTGATGAAGAAGATCTGATTCCCCCATTTCCTGATGGAAAACCTAATAATCAGATGGATTATTCTATAATCATGAATTCTGAAGATATGATCTCACAACTTCCTTCTGCAATTGTAAATGATGGAAACATCAATAGTCAAAGGGATTCTATTATGGCATTTGACCACTGTCCAGACTCTCCCTTTTCCAGTTCTCACATTAATGGTCAAAGAGATTCTATTATGTTTAGTAATGCTTTAAATGCCACATTTACAGATGACCCAATAAACTACAGCTCTCATCTTGATGCTCTAACTCGGCTTAAACAAATTCACATTGAGGATCCAGATCAGCTTGATCGTCATACCTTACCTGATGATCCTTTGCACTCTCCAGAGGCAGAAAGCAATACATTTAACTTTAACTACCTGCAGCCTAAGGATGGTTGGCCAATGATGCTGAGAatacctgagaaaaagaacatcaTGTCATCAAGACACTGGGGCCCTATATATGTCAAAATGCTAGATAATGCATGTTTACAACTCTTTTATGAAAAGGGTCTTGAGAAGCCTTTTCGGGAGGTTCAGCTTCTGCCCTGCCATGAGCTGTCTGAACTGAAACTTCAGAACTTTGatgaaaatgggaaaatacaCACTATAAGTATAGATAAAGTATTATACAAGGAAAAACGGAAATATCATCCTATGCTAACAGTAGTACAGACACCAGTCCGGGTGCAGGTGATGAAATTGGGCACCACAATTTATGAAGATTATGTAAGTTTTGTGACTACAGTTCAGGATACACTAATGAAATTACCGAGTGCCAGAGATATTTGTGccaattattttgaagaagagataACTGTGGAAGTACAGGATGAATTTAAAGGTATTGTGGCTAAAGCAGACAACAGACTCATCCAGCATTCTGTGGTTACTCATGTCAATGTTCTGGCTTTTGTGTCTGGAATGCCAGAATGTAGGATAGGCTTCAATGATGTTCAGATGAAGGGACGTGAAGTTGTGTCAAGGCATGACATTATTCCCACAACCACAACTAAATGGATTAAAATGAATGACTTCCAGTTCCATACATGTGTGGTTGTTGATGAATTCAAAAATTCCAGATTAATTAAGTTTTTACCATTAGATGGTCATAGGTTTGAATTATTGCGTTTCAGGACTACCTTTGGTGAAAAGACACTTCCTTTCTCCCTTAAAACCTTAGCAACTGTTAAGGGTGCTGAAGTGGAGCTTCAGtcttggttggtgatgtcatctggGTTTGTGTCTAATCGGGATCATTTTGCAGCAATGCCTTGTGAAAATGTGATGATTCGGTATCCAGTCCCAACAGATTGGGTTAAGAACTTTCGACGAGAAGGTGTCTTGCGAGAAAAGTCCCTGAAGGCCAGAGTTAATAGGAGTGCCAGCTTTGGTAGTGCTAGCATGTCTGGCTCAGAGCCTGTCATGAGAGTAACATTGGGAAGTGCCAAGTATGAACATGCCTTTAAGGCTATTGTATGGCGAATCAACAGACTCCCGGACAAAAATTCAG CTTCAGGCCATCCACATTCTTTTTACTGCCACCTTGAACTGGGATCTGACCGGGAGGTGCCTGTTAGTTTTGCCCACTATGTGGATGTGGAATTTGACATGCCCAGTACTTCAGCATCCAAAGCAGCAGTTAGATCGATTGGAGTGGCTAATAAGAGTGATGTGAGAAAATGGGTTGTTTACAAAGCTCACTACAGTTATCAG GTGGAAATGGAACAGAAAAAAATTCAGGCTGCAAATGTGGACGGTATGGAAACTGATCATCCAAATGAGTGTGTTCAGCAATGA
- the ston2 gene encoding stonin-2 isoform X2, translating into MLSANVITTSRSDWVSFNDDAQCTVYASEADLHSTDTDNLHSSRISRPETPETGSYYCHHGTRTETVNRNPNNMQLNGCKMSTARFSSWVTFDDDPDLISPVQTSLLKPGISHNGTTQENDKILQGPQTGFEKTASKNNLVDFSAEEKNDALALISPTINPFSPVRSTNPFLDESLRDVQPSPINPFQAFFDQNEKPALVNSLANTSQIFQQQNVPDSPFSDSHPDCQKDSVPTSGHPPDPISPYFGNLNDQRSLVVFKNSPDLASPLTIGSANDQGDSVFINSSNLMSSFSDAKIRNQRDSIIFSDEEDLIPPFPDGKPNNQMDYSIIMNSEDMISQLPSAIVNDGNINSQRDSIMAFDHCPDSPFSSSHINGQRDSIMFSNALNATFTDDPINYSSHLDALTRLKQIHIEDPDQLDRHTLPDDPLHSPEAESNTFNFNYLQPKDGWPMMLRIPEKKNIMSSRHWGPIYVKMLDNACLQLFYEKGLEKPFREVQLLPCHELSELKLQNFDENGKIHTISIDKVLYKEKRKYHPMLTVVQTPVRVQVMKLGTTIYEDYVSFVTTVQDTLMKLPSARDICANYFEEEITVEVQDEFKGIVAKADNRLIQHSVVTHVNVLAFVSGMPECRIGFNDVQMKGREVVSRHDIIPTTTTKWIKMNDFQFHTCVVVDEFKNSRLIKFLPLDGHRFELLRFRTTFGEKTLPFSLKTLATVKGAEVELQSWLVMSSGFVSNRDHFAAMPCENVMIRYPVPTDWVKNFRREGVLREKSLKARVNRSASFGSASMSGSEPVMRVTLGSAKYEHAFKAIVWRINRLPDKNSASGHPHSFYCHLELGSDREVPVSFAHYVDVEFDMPSTSASKAAVRSIGVANKSDVRKWVVYKAHYSYQVEMEQKKIQAANVDGMETDHPNECVQQ; encoded by the exons aAACAGGCTCTTATTATTGTCACCATGGAACAAGAacggaaacagtgaatagaaatccCAACAACATGCAGCTGAATGGGTGCAAGATGTCAACAGCACGCTTTTCAAGCTGGGTGACATTTGATGATGATCCAGATCTTATTTCACCAGTACAAACATCTCTTCTAAAACCAGGAATTTCTCACAACGGTACAACTCAAGAAAACGACAAGATTCTCCAGGGGCCTCAAACAGGCTTTGAAAAAACAGCATCAAAGAATAATTTGGTGGATTTTTCTGCTGAAGAAAAGAATGATGCACTTGCACTAATTAGTCCAACCATAAACCCATTTTCACCAGTTCGCAGCACTAACCCTTTTTTGGATGAATCTCTACGTGATGTCCAGCCATCACCAATCAATCCATTTCAAGCATTCTTTGACCAAAATGAAAAGCCAGCCTTGGTGAACTCATTAGCAAACACATCTCAGATCTTTCAACAGCAAAATGTACCGGATTCTCCATTTTCTGATTCACATCCCGATTGCCAAAAGGATTCTGTTCCTACATCAGGTCATCCTCCAGATCCTATTTCCCCatattttggaaatctaaatgaTCAAAGGAGTTTAGTTGTGTTCAAGAATTCTCCAGATTTGGCCTCTCCACTTACAATTGGAAGTGCTAATGATCAGGGGGATTCTGTTTTCATTAATTCTTCGAATTTGATGTCCTCATTTTCTGATGCAAAAATCAGAAATCAAAGGGATTCTATTATTTTCAGTGATGAAGAAGATCTGATTCCCCCATTTCCTGATGGAAAACCTAATAATCAGATGGATTATTCTATAATCATGAATTCTGAAGATATGATCTCACAACTTCCTTCTGCAATTGTAAATGATGGAAACATCAATAGTCAAAGGGATTCTATTATGGCATTTGACCACTGTCCAGACTCTCCCTTTTCCAGTTCTCACATTAATGGTCAAAGAGATTCTATTATGTTTAGTAATGCTTTAAATGCCACATTTACAGATGACCCAATAAACTACAGCTCTCATCTTGATGCTCTAACTCGGCTTAAACAAATTCACATTGAGGATCCAGATCAGCTTGATCGTCATACCTTACCTGATGATCCTTTGCACTCTCCAGAGGCAGAAAGCAATACATTTAACTTTAACTACCTGCAGCCTAAGGATGGTTGGCCAATGATGCTGAGAatacctgagaaaaagaacatcaTGTCATCAAGACACTGGGGCCCTATATATGTCAAAATGCTAGATAATGCATGTTTACAACTCTTTTATGAAAAGGGTCTTGAGAAGCCTTTTCGGGAGGTTCAGCTTCTGCCCTGCCATGAGCTGTCTGAACTGAAACTTCAGAACTTTGatgaaaatgggaaaatacaCACTATAAGTATAGATAAAGTATTATACAAGGAAAAACGGAAATATCATCCTATGCTAACAGTAGTACAGACACCAGTCCGGGTGCAGGTGATGAAATTGGGCACCACAATTTATGAAGATTATGTAAGTTTTGTGACTACAGTTCAGGATACACTAATGAAATTACCGAGTGCCAGAGATATTTGTGccaattattttgaagaagagataACTGTGGAAGTACAGGATGAATTTAAAGGTATTGTGGCTAAAGCAGACAACAGACTCATCCAGCATTCTGTGGTTACTCATGTCAATGTTCTGGCTTTTGTGTCTGGAATGCCAGAATGTAGGATAGGCTTCAATGATGTTCAGATGAAGGGACGTGAAGTTGTGTCAAGGCATGACATTATTCCCACAACCACAACTAAATGGATTAAAATGAATGACTTCCAGTTCCATACATGTGTGGTTGTTGATGAATTCAAAAATTCCAGATTAATTAAGTTTTTACCATTAGATGGTCATAGGTTTGAATTATTGCGTTTCAGGACTACCTTTGGTGAAAAGACACTTCCTTTCTCCCTTAAAACCTTAGCAACTGTTAAGGGTGCTGAAGTGGAGCTTCAGtcttggttggtgatgtcatctggGTTTGTGTCTAATCGGGATCATTTTGCAGCAATGCCTTGTGAAAATGTGATGATTCGGTATCCAGTCCCAACAGATTGGGTTAAGAACTTTCGACGAGAAGGTGTCTTGCGAGAAAAGTCCCTGAAGGCCAGAGTTAATAGGAGTGCCAGCTTTGGTAGTGCTAGCATGTCTGGCTCAGAGCCTGTCATGAGAGTAACATTGGGAAGTGCCAAGTATGAACATGCCTTTAAGGCTATTGTATGGCGAATCAACAGACTCCCGGACAAAAATTCAG CTTCAGGCCATCCACATTCTTTTTACTGCCACCTTGAACTGGGATCTGACCGGGAGGTGCCTGTTAGTTTTGCCCACTATGTGGATGTGGAATTTGACATGCCCAGTACTTCAGCATCCAAAGCAGCAGTTAGATCGATTGGAGTGGCTAATAAGAGTGATGTGAGAAAATGGGTTGTTTACAAAGCTCACTACAGTTATCAG GTGGAAATGGAACAGAAAAAAATTCAGGCTGCAAATGTGGACGGTATGGAAACTGATCATCCAAATGAGTGTGTTCAGCAATGA